In the Leptospira neocaledonica genome, TGTTCGTCCGAAGAAACCGAAATTTCTTGGATCAACTTTGCAGTACTTTCTATACTTGGAACAATCTCTTCTATAAGTTTTCCTGCATCTTCTGCACGTTCCACCGAATCTTTAGAAAGTCCGTTGATCTCCTGGGCAGCGATCTGGCTTCGTTCAGCCAGCTTTCTTACTTCGTCCGCAACCACTGCGAATCCTTTTCCGTGTTTACCTGCTCTTGCTGCTTCAATTGCTGCGTTTAAGGCTAACAAGTTTGTTTGGTATGCGATCTCTTCTATAATATTAACTTTACCAGAAATCTTTTTCATCGCGTTTAAGGTTTCTAATACAGATTTTCTACCCTTATTCGCATCTCTTGCAGAAGATTCTGCCATGGAGTTGGTTTCTTTTGCGTTATGTGAGTTTTGTTCGATCGTAGAAGACATCTCCTCCACAGCCGCGGTAGTTTCTTCTAAGCTGGCCGCTTGTTCGTTTGAGGATTGGCTTAAAGAAAATGCAGTTGCTGAAACCTGTGCTGCCGCAGAAGAAACGGAACCCACCACTTCTAATGCTGTGCTCAGAGCCTTATTTACTGAAACTGTGATCCAAACAGCGCAAGCAACTGCAATCAAGGAAGAAATGATCGGGATTAAGATCATTAAAAAAGTAGTTTCTGCATACAAGTCATCCGTGCTCTTATTTGCGTCATCTAATTCCTTTTGAGCACGGTCGATCATCTGATTCAGATAACCTTCCATCTTATCCAAGTGAGCTCTCAGTTGGACCTGGGAGATCTGCCTTGCTTCTACGTTTTTATTAATATATGCGAGATCTAAAACTTTTTTCAGAGTAGCTCTATACTCTTTCTCTACGACCCTAAACTCTTCCATATTCTTCTTACCTGCTTCTTGGAGGAGAGGATAGACATCCGTTCCCAATTGAGGTAAAAGTGCTAAGTTTGTCTCCGTTTCACCGATATATTTTTTCATATCATCTTCTTCGGTGGAAAGGATCGTGTTTTTTTCCGCTCGAGTAACCTTGAGAATTGCGGTGCGCATTGCGAGTAGCATAGTCGATTTTTTAGCAGAAACATTAACCGCTTTAGTAACTACTGCATTAAAAGTATTTAAACGATACACCGCAAATCCTGCTACGAAGATCAACAAAACGACTACGGTTGAGAATCCTATGGTTAATTTGGCT is a window encoding:
- a CDS encoding HAMP domain-containing methyl-accepting chemotaxis protein, with translation MSVKAKLTIGFSTVVVLLIFVAGFAVYRLNTFNAVVTKAVNVSAKKSTMLLAMRTAILKVTRAEKNTILSTEEDDMKKYIGETETNLALLPQLGTDVYPLLQEAGKKNMEEFRVVEKEYRATLKKVLDLAYINKNVEARQISQVQLRAHLDKMEGYLNQMIDRAQKELDDANKSTDDLYAETTFLMILIPIISSLIAVACAVWITVSVNKALSTALEVVGSVSSAAAQVSATAFSLSQSSNEQAASLEETTAAVEEMSSTIEQNSHNAKETNSMAESSARDANKGRKSVLETLNAMKKISGKVNIIEEIAYQTNLLALNAAIEAARAGKHGKGFAVVADEVRKLAERSQIAAQEINGLSKDSVERAEDAGKLIEEIVPSIESTAKLIQEISVSSDEQARGITQINTAMVQLDQATQENAAASEELASTAKELNEQAETLLEVMGTLIKIREEVLTASKGKSRKQDREPSIINQPAKSHFHAPHFDLKHAASQFGTAKKDKKSSNGKNFLPLIDEESEATSQSEHSSGAEENSGEIKV